A part of Arachis hypogaea cultivar Tifrunner chromosome 12, arahy.Tifrunner.gnm2.J5K5, whole genome shotgun sequence genomic DNA contains:
- the LOC112726476 gene encoding putative disease resistance protein RGA3 isoform X2: MAEVVSGVASTLLANLATKSFQEITLACGLKDDVKKFESSLRTIKAYLINAENKQAKNRSIDEWLKQLREALDDAGDILDEIEYEAKLNEVVKMYGSTSTEVCRFFSYTSNPLAFRIRMAHKIKDMKQKMDGKIREGRKLGIVEQHVNTPSMEHNLPWRETASSLPFRVCGRREEKEKIINSLMTQKSQANNIDVISVVGIGGLGKTTLAQMVYNDTQVKANFDTLMWVCVSDDFDVKKLIQRIIHAASKRENVVDANSSLEYMISLLNQTLHGKKFLLVLDDVWNENHNKWDELRNHLLEVGGDKGSKIIVTTRSRKVADIVESNLVMKLKGLPENECWQLFTKCAFQEEKDEEKYPRLKQIGEQIVQKCKGVPLAITTLGCLLRSKCHDENEWRKIRDSEVWNLNQEETDILPSLKLSYNHLPPEVKQCFSYCSCFPKDYEYMAIELIMFWMAHGLLQPTREEEDAEDIGELYIKKLVSTSLLQIEEGYPYHYFDFQNLITFKRFKMHDLVHDVAQLTMKESSKTRTVMQEGQQEASIEWTSDKFNYLRVLHLTKYMESSSLPDDCFATMKKHLRYLHLQAGNCRNLKKLPDSICKLQNLQSLSLRGFDGLQKLCKNMKNLIYLQYLHLEMEITSLSSMNIGRFQQLKFLYLYNCSKLVSVPSVVGRLTTLKKLGFIFCEELVNFEDEEEEEKQHVNLNLQVFFIDGLEKLDALPKWLERATKLQYLRIRTTGIKSLPTRLPMTSLEEFYIVACEELSSLPNMDQTHNLQYLKISYCPELYTRYNKNTGPDWPKIAHIPQCEIALHAY, translated from the exons ATGGCTGAAGTTGTTTCTGGTGTGGCATCAACACTCTTGGCCAATTTAGCAACAAAATCATTCCAAGAGATTACTCTGGCATGTGGTCTTAAAGATGATGTAAAAAAGTTTGAAAGTTCTTTGAGAACCATCAAAGCATATCTCATAAATGCTGAGAACAAGCAAGCAAAAAACCGCAGTATAGATGAATGGTTGAAGCAACTCAGAGAGGCATTGGATGATGCTGGTGACATATTAGATGAAATAGAGTATGAAGCAAAACTTAATGAAGTGGTCAAAATGTATGGAAGCACTAGCACGGAGGTTTGCCGATTCTTCTCGTACACAAGTAATCCACTTGCATTTCGCATCAGGATGGCCCACAAAATCAAAGATATGAAACAGAAGATGGATGGAAAAATAAGAGAAGGGAGAAAGTTGGGTATAGTTGAACAACATGTCAACACTCCATCTATGGAGCACAATTTACCATGGCGAGAAACTGCTTCTTCATTGCCTTTCCGTGTCTGTGGTAGacgtgaagaaaaagaaaagattataAATTCATTGATGACACAAAAATCACAAGCTAATAATATTGATGTGATCTCAGTTGTTGGGATTGGAGGTTTGGGAAAGACTACACTTGCACAAATGGTTTACAATGATACCCAAGTGAAGGCGAATTTCGATACATTAATGTGGGTTTGTGTTTCTGATGATTTTGACGTGAAGAAGCTAATACAAAGAATCATTCATGCGGCCTCAAAGAGAGAGAATGTGGTGGATGCAAATTCTAGTTTGGAATATATGATATCTCTTCTCAATCAAACGTTACATGGTAAGAAATTCTTACTCGTGTTAGACGATGTTTGGAATGAAAACCACAACAAATGGGATGAATTGAGAAATCACTTGTTAGAAGTAGGTGGTGACAAAGGCAGCAAAATTATAGTAACCACTCGTAGCAGAAAAGTTGCTGACATTGTGGAGAGTAATCttgtaatgaaattaaaaggactTCCTGAGAATGAATGTTGGCAGCTCTTTACAAAATGTGCATTCCAAGAAGAGAAGGACGAAGAGAAGTACCCAAGGTTAAAGCAAATTGGGGAGCAAATTGTTCAAAAATGCAAAGGGGTGCCCTTAGCTATAACAACTTTGGGTTGCTTGCTTAGATCAAAATGCCATGATGAAAATGAATGGAGAAAAATAAGGGATAGTGAGGTGTGGAATCTCAATCAAGAAGAAACTGATATTTTGCCATCACTCAAATTGAGTTACAATCACTTGCCACCAGAAGTAAAGCAATGTTTTTCATACTGCTCTTGTTTTCCAAAGGATTATGAATACATGGCAATTGAGTTGATTATGTTCTGGATGGCTCATGGACTCCTCCAACCTACACGTGAAGAGGAAGATGCAGAAGATATTGGGGAGTTGTATATTAAGAAGCTTGTTTCAACTTCTTTACTTCAAATTGAAGAAGGATATCCTTACCACTACTTTGATTTCCaaaatttaataacatttaaAAGATTCAAAATGCATGATCTTGTACATGATGTTGCACAATTAACAATGAAAGAGTCGAGCAAGACAAGAACCGTTATGCAAGAGGGGCAACAAGAAGCATCGATAGAATGGACCTCCGACAAGTTCAACTATCTGAGGGTGTTGCACCTAACAAAATATATGGAATCAAGCTCGTTGCCTGATGATTGCTTTGCCACAATGAAGAAGCACTTGAGATATTTGCATTTGCAAGCTGGAAATTGTCGTAATTTGAAAAAGCTCCCTGATTCCATTTGCAAGCTGCAAAATCTGCAAAGTTTGAGCCTTCGTGGTTTTGACGGCCTCCAAAAGCTTTgcaaaaacatgaaaaatctcaTCTATCTTCAATATTTGCATTTAGAGATGGAAATTACAAGTTTGTCCTCAATGAACATAGGGCGCTTCCAACAACTCAAATTCTTGTATCTTTACAACTGTTCAAAGTTAGTGTCTGTACCAAGTGTTGTTGGTCGCTTGACTACTTTAAAGAAGCTGGGTTTTATTTTTTGTGAAGAGCTGGTGAATTttgaggatgaagaggaagaagaaaagcaacATGTGAATTTAAACCTTCAAGTATTCTTTATCGATGGATTAGAAAAGTTGGATGCTTTACCAAAATGGCTTGAAAGAGCTACTAAATTGCAATATTTGAGAATAAGGACAACAGGGATTAAATCATTGCCCACAAGGTTGCCGATGACCTCTCTTGAAGAATTTTATATTGTTGCCTGTGAAGAATTGTCATCTCTTCCTAACATGGATCAAACTCATAATCTTCAATATTTAAAGATATCTTATTGTCCTGAATTATATACAAGGTACAATAAGAATACAGGACCAGATTGGCCTAAAATTGCTCATATCCCACAATGCGAG ATTGCTCTGCATGCATATTGA
- the LOC112726476 gene encoding putative disease resistance protein RGA3 isoform X1, whose amino-acid sequence MSCSFMFFGFNPTSATSGVVSGVASTLLANLATKSFQEITLACGLKDDVKKFESSLRTIKAYLINAENKQAKNRSIDEWLKQLREALDDAGDILDEIEYEAKLNEVVKMYGSTSTEVCRFFSYTSNPLAFRIRMAHKIKDMKQKMDGKIREGRKLGIVEQHVNTPSMEHNLPWRETASSLPFRVCGRREEKEKIINSLMTQKSQANNIDVISVVGIGGLGKTTLAQMVYNDTQVKANFDTLMWVCVSDDFDVKKLIQRIIHAASKRENVVDANSSLEYMISLLNQTLHGKKFLLVLDDVWNENHNKWDELRNHLLEVGGDKGSKIIVTTRSRKVADIVESNLVMKLKGLPENECWQLFTKCAFQEEKDEEKYPRLKQIGEQIVQKCKGVPLAITTLGCLLRSKCHDENEWRKIRDSEVWNLNQEETDILPSLKLSYNHLPPEVKQCFSYCSCFPKDYEYMAIELIMFWMAHGLLQPTREEEDAEDIGELYIKKLVSTSLLQIEEGYPYHYFDFQNLITFKRFKMHDLVHDVAQLTMKESSKTRTVMQEGQQEASIEWTSDKFNYLRVLHLTKYMESSSLPDDCFATMKKHLRYLHLQAGNCRNLKKLPDSICKLQNLQSLSLRGFDGLQKLCKNMKNLIYLQYLHLEMEITSLSSMNIGRFQQLKFLYLYNCSKLVSVPSVVGRLTTLKKLGFIFCEELVNFEDEEEEEKQHVNLNLQVFFIDGLEKLDALPKWLERATKLQYLRIRTTGIKSLPTRLPMTSLEEFYIVACEELSSLPNMDQTHNLQYLKISYCPELYTRYNKNTGPDWPKIAHIPQCEIALHAY is encoded by the exons TTGTTTCTGGTGTGGCATCAACACTCTTGGCCAATTTAGCAACAAAATCATTCCAAGAGATTACTCTGGCATGTGGTCTTAAAGATGATGTAAAAAAGTTTGAAAGTTCTTTGAGAACCATCAAAGCATATCTCATAAATGCTGAGAACAAGCAAGCAAAAAACCGCAGTATAGATGAATGGTTGAAGCAACTCAGAGAGGCATTGGATGATGCTGGTGACATATTAGATGAAATAGAGTATGAAGCAAAACTTAATGAAGTGGTCAAAATGTATGGAAGCACTAGCACGGAGGTTTGCCGATTCTTCTCGTACACAAGTAATCCACTTGCATTTCGCATCAGGATGGCCCACAAAATCAAAGATATGAAACAGAAGATGGATGGAAAAATAAGAGAAGGGAGAAAGTTGGGTATAGTTGAACAACATGTCAACACTCCATCTATGGAGCACAATTTACCATGGCGAGAAACTGCTTCTTCATTGCCTTTCCGTGTCTGTGGTAGacgtgaagaaaaagaaaagattataAATTCATTGATGACACAAAAATCACAAGCTAATAATATTGATGTGATCTCAGTTGTTGGGATTGGAGGTTTGGGAAAGACTACACTTGCACAAATGGTTTACAATGATACCCAAGTGAAGGCGAATTTCGATACATTAATGTGGGTTTGTGTTTCTGATGATTTTGACGTGAAGAAGCTAATACAAAGAATCATTCATGCGGCCTCAAAGAGAGAGAATGTGGTGGATGCAAATTCTAGTTTGGAATATATGATATCTCTTCTCAATCAAACGTTACATGGTAAGAAATTCTTACTCGTGTTAGACGATGTTTGGAATGAAAACCACAACAAATGGGATGAATTGAGAAATCACTTGTTAGAAGTAGGTGGTGACAAAGGCAGCAAAATTATAGTAACCACTCGTAGCAGAAAAGTTGCTGACATTGTGGAGAGTAATCttgtaatgaaattaaaaggactTCCTGAGAATGAATGTTGGCAGCTCTTTACAAAATGTGCATTCCAAGAAGAGAAGGACGAAGAGAAGTACCCAAGGTTAAAGCAAATTGGGGAGCAAATTGTTCAAAAATGCAAAGGGGTGCCCTTAGCTATAACAACTTTGGGTTGCTTGCTTAGATCAAAATGCCATGATGAAAATGAATGGAGAAAAATAAGGGATAGTGAGGTGTGGAATCTCAATCAAGAAGAAACTGATATTTTGCCATCACTCAAATTGAGTTACAATCACTTGCCACCAGAAGTAAAGCAATGTTTTTCATACTGCTCTTGTTTTCCAAAGGATTATGAATACATGGCAATTGAGTTGATTATGTTCTGGATGGCTCATGGACTCCTCCAACCTACACGTGAAGAGGAAGATGCAGAAGATATTGGGGAGTTGTATATTAAGAAGCTTGTTTCAACTTCTTTACTTCAAATTGAAGAAGGATATCCTTACCACTACTTTGATTTCCaaaatttaataacatttaaAAGATTCAAAATGCATGATCTTGTACATGATGTTGCACAATTAACAATGAAAGAGTCGAGCAAGACAAGAACCGTTATGCAAGAGGGGCAACAAGAAGCATCGATAGAATGGACCTCCGACAAGTTCAACTATCTGAGGGTGTTGCACCTAACAAAATATATGGAATCAAGCTCGTTGCCTGATGATTGCTTTGCCACAATGAAGAAGCACTTGAGATATTTGCATTTGCAAGCTGGAAATTGTCGTAATTTGAAAAAGCTCCCTGATTCCATTTGCAAGCTGCAAAATCTGCAAAGTTTGAGCCTTCGTGGTTTTGACGGCCTCCAAAAGCTTTgcaaaaacatgaaaaatctcaTCTATCTTCAATATTTGCATTTAGAGATGGAAATTACAAGTTTGTCCTCAATGAACATAGGGCGCTTCCAACAACTCAAATTCTTGTATCTTTACAACTGTTCAAAGTTAGTGTCTGTACCAAGTGTTGTTGGTCGCTTGACTACTTTAAAGAAGCTGGGTTTTATTTTTTGTGAAGAGCTGGTGAATTttgaggatgaagaggaagaagaaaagcaacATGTGAATTTAAACCTTCAAGTATTCTTTATCGATGGATTAGAAAAGTTGGATGCTTTACCAAAATGGCTTGAAAGAGCTACTAAATTGCAATATTTGAGAATAAGGACAACAGGGATTAAATCATTGCCCACAAGGTTGCCGATGACCTCTCTTGAAGAATTTTATATTGTTGCCTGTGAAGAATTGTCATCTCTTCCTAACATGGATCAAACTCATAATCTTCAATATTTAAAGATATCTTATTGTCCTGAATTATATACAAGGTACAATAAGAATACAGGACCAGATTGGCCTAAAATTGCTCATATCCCACAATGCGAG ATTGCTCTGCATGCATATTGA